The genomic region AGCAGCCAAGCTTCTAATAAAGAAGAAGGTTCAACGACCATCGAAACCACAGTTTCAAAACTGGAAGGGAGTAGAGTAGGGGTCAAGCGACTCCGAAGTGCGAGGATACTCATATTGAGTATAAGATATGGTCTGATCTCTAAAGCGATTTAGAGAGTTAGAGTAGCGATCTAACGTAACATTAATTGGCACAAATGATTATGCTAACTGACTGGCATCCTGATATTGTAGAATTTATCATTTCTAAGATGCAAAATCCTAGAATCCTTCGTTTTCTAATCGAAAACTCAGAGGACGAAACAATTATCCGTTTAGCGAAGGATAAGCTTAAGTTTAAGCCACTGACTCAAACGGAAAGAGACCTTTATCAAGGTGTTCTAAACTATCAAAACATGCCTGGCCATGGTGGATTCACTGAAGATGTTTTAGCTGATGCTAATGAAAAATTATCAGAAGGCGGCACTTATAGTGTCCAAAATTCAGAGTTTTTAACGGGAGCCAACATTTCCGTATGTATCACCAATGAATTTATGCAAGCAGTTGATAACGATACAGATTATGAGCTTCGATTCCCAGACGTTGAAAATTATAACGCTGATCAGATGGCAGAATATAATGAGAAATGGCATGATGTTGGAGATGTACGCGAATGGGAAAAGATGGGTTATGCAGTTCGCACATATAAGAAAATTAAAGCTAAAGAACTTTGGAATTTAATTAACATTTGTGCAACTTACTCTGCGGAACCAGGAATTTTCTTTATTGATAATGGTGCGACACGTTCTCTTATAAGTGCGGCATAACCGCATGAAAAAGAGGGTTTAACCAGTAATAACTGAGTTAAATACAACTGATAATTCCTATAGTAGGAATGAAAGCCTTCATGTTGAGCTGAAACTACTATGATGATACTCCTACATGCATGGTCTCGTGATAGCGGGTAAGTGTGTGAAGCTAGGTAAAGGCGTCTGAATTCGAACCTAAAGTTCTCTGAGCCATGGTTTGAAGATAGGGCGGTCAGCCGAAAAAGACGAATATGGTGAGAATGTTGGTCTAGCAAACCAACTGACGAACTTGCGAATGAAAGGGTCTAGAATGAAATCCGCTTGAAAAGGTGGAAGGTTAACCAATTTAACCGAGATTGTCGTGGAGTAAGCCCGTTGTCATGAAACACGATATAGTGAACAAAGACACTATGTAATCTCAGGCTCAGAGCAAGCACCTAAGTTCAATCATATGGCTAGGAATTATTGGAACGTGGTAAGCAAGGAACACTCATTCAAGGACTATCATCCGTGTGGTTGATATAAGGATTTTTAATCTGAAATTCATTTATCCTTGTGAAAGTAGGGTCACAGTACCGAAGAAGCTTATGAAAATAAGTGGAGGGATAGACCCAAGTCTAATCCAATATATTAAACCAAACAAAACAAGTGAAATTCGATGGTCGGGTAAGAATGCAGGGAATCACTAAGAAAGTCAGGTGATCTGCAACGAATACGAGCCTAAGACACAACGAGTATTATGGTATGCAAGAGGTTTTTGATGAATTATTTACCAAGAGTGAGGAAGGACATCTTTTCAAAAATCTATTTAACCTAATCATAGATGGAAAAACATCCTACTAGCTTACAGAAACATAAAAGCCAATAAAGGTTCTAAAACTGCCGGAACAGATAAGTATGTGATTGACAACTATAAAGTGATGAATAAACAAGAATTCATCAATCTCATTCGAACTTCGCTCAAAGATTACAAACCTAAAGCAGTCCGCAGAGTAATGATTCCAAAGGGAAAGGATAATACCAAGTTTAGACCTTTAGGAATACCAACAATGTTGGATAGGCTAATTCAACAGATGTTTAAACAAATTCTTGAACCTATCTGTGAAGCTAAGTTTTATAATCACAGTTATGGTTTCAGACCATTACGAAGCACAAAACATGCTTTATCTAGGGTGAATTTCTTAGTTAATATCTCACAATTACATTATGTAGTAGATATTGACATAAAGGGATTCTTTGACAATGTAAATCATAGGGTTCTCATGAAGCAAATGTGGAATTTGGGCATTCATGATAGAAGGGTTTTAGCAATCATAAGCAAAATGCTTAAAGCCCCGATAAAAGGTATTGGAATTCCAAACAAAGGTACTCCACAAGGAGGAATACTCTCACCTTTACTCTCTAACATTGTTCTTCATGACCTAGATATGTGGGTAAGTAATCAATGGGAAACTTTTGAAACGAAGCATGAGTATTCTCAGAATGTAAAGAAGTACTTAATGTTGAAACGAAACTCGAATATGAAGATTGGCTTTATAGTTCGATACGCAGATGATTTCAAAATTATGACGAATAATCATGAGAATCCAGTCAAATGGTTTCATGCAGTGACAGGATACTTGAAGGATAGATTGAAATTAGATATCTCACCTGAGAAATCTAAAATTACAAATCTCAAAAAGAAGTCCTCGGATTTCTTGGGATTTAAAATTAAGGCTGTTAGGAAGAAACAAAAACATCTTGTTAGGGTAAATATGATTGATAAGAAGAAAGCTGATGTCATTAGGAAAATGAAGGAACTAATTCTTAGAATAAGGAAGGAAACGACCATTAATAACATAAGGCTCTTTAATTCGTATGTAATGGGGATACAAAATTACTTTAAATACGGGAGTATGGTTCCAACAGATTTCAAAGATATAGCACACAAGGTTCATCCTTATGCTAGGAGTAAACTACATCAAGTTGGAGGGGAATATGCACATCCAATAGATGCTAGTAAAGTTTATAATCAGTATTACTCTAACAGTCTCAAAACATGGAAAGTATTAGATGTTTATCTCTTTCCTATAAATGGGATAACAAGTTTTACTGAATCTAGACAATTTAATCCTAAGCTTTCGGTCTATAATGAAGAAGGTAGAAAATTAATTCACAAAAACTTCAACCAGTCGTTGAATATAACATAAGATTACTAATGCAATCCAAAATACAAGACCAATCAATTGAATATCAAGACAATAGACTTTCCCGTTACTCAATGAAGAATGGATGTTGTGAAATACTTGGTATCTTTCTTGAAGCACATGAAGTTCACTGTCATCATGTAAAGCCTAGAAGTTTAGGTGGAACGGATAAGTATGATAACCTCAAAATTATCCATGAAGACATGCATAGATTAATTCATGCGACCGAGAAGGAAACGATTGATAAGTACCTTGTTAAATGGAAACTCAATCAGAATTCGAAACTGATTGAGAAGATCAATGCATTACGTAAGAAATGTAAGAACGATCCAATCGTGATTTAATAGCAATGAAAAAAACTTGCACAATACTCGATAAATAATTTTTAAGCTTGTAACTTGTTAAAATTTGGTTTAGTAAGATTAGATGGAACGCCGTATGAGGTGAAAGTCTCACGTACGGTGCGGAGTGGGGGAAAAGGTGGAGAGTTGCCTCAAAGCCTTACCTATCACTATCGAATGAAAAAACAAACGCAAGAGCTTATGGACATAAAGTAGTAGCAACAAACCCATGTGGTGAAGTAGCTTAGTTTGCCTCATGTAAAAAATTGCGGGATAAAGCGGGAAGGCTGAGATGCTAATCCGAACCGAAGGCTAGGCTTAAAAGTTTAGTCAGGGGCAACGCATAGGCGGTGAACCTCAAAAAGAGAATATAATCCGCCCACGAGACCGCAACATCACATATACCACTAGTTTTTCGTAACTATAATATTGAGGTGGATGGAATGTGAATAGAGGATATGCAGGATTTTATAATGGATTTTACTTAAGAAGTTCCTATGAATATGCATATGCAAAATATCTAGACCATCATTCTATTCAATGGAGTTATGAGGATGATGTTTATGATGTCGGGAATCGACTATATAAACCAGACTTTTTTTTCTACGATAACGGTAAACTTATTAAGATAGTGGAAATAAAATCTAGAAATAAAGCAGAAAAAGAAAGATCAAAAATTGCTCTAAAAATAATAAAAGAGAAATTCTCAATAGACTGGGAATTAATCTCATATGAGGAGCTACTGGAGTTATACAAAGATTTACCCTTCTCATTAACATCAACAATTAATGAGTGGATAAACTCAGATAAAACAAGTATAAATAAATCCCAATTTGGAAAGTTGAATGGTCATTATAATTTAAAACATAGTGACAAAACCAAGAGGGAAATTGGAAAACATACTAAACTTTTATGGGAATCCGACAACTTAACTAAGCAAAGAATGATTGAAGGCTTAAGGAAGTCAGGTTTATCGCAAAAAGAAAACAAAAAAAGCCAAGAGAAATTCGTAATTGCCAAAGTTGTGGTAATCCTTTTGAAGTGATTGTGTCATCTGCAAAAAAATATTGCAGTAGAACCTGTTCAGGGAACGAGGCAATAAAAATTGCTACAAATTCAAGTGTAGCAATTAGAATGCAGATACATGAAGGTATAAAAGAATATGTTATCCAATGGTGCAAAGAAAATAAAGAACTTGTTTTAAAAACTCCGTTCAATAAAATAAAAACCACTATTTTGCCGTTAACAAATGATATTCAGAGACAGTTTGGAGTAAAAGATTTTAGAGTAATTTCAAAGGCTGTTTTTGGAGAAGATCAAGGTAGAAAAGAGTTATTAAAGTTCATGAAAAATGTATGTGATGAAAAGGTATGCTGAACTTACAGGAATGAAACTGTAAGAACTATCGGATAAAAAGCCGGTAGGATAACAAAAATTGGAACAGCCACTTGCTCCTTATTCCGTGTGTAACTTAGCAGCAGTTAACCTAGCTGCTATGGCGGATAAGGAAAATAAATCTATTAACTTTGATAAGCTTCGTCGAACAGTTAGAACAGGCGTAAGAATACAAGATAACGTCATCGATGCAACTCCATATTTCCTAAAAGAAAACGAAAAACAAGCTCTAGGTGAGCGTCGTGTAGGATTAGGGGTTATGGGATTACATGATCTATTAATTTATTGTGAGTCCGAGTACGGATCAAAGGAAGGAAATAAATTAGTAGATAAAATATTCGAAGTCATTGCAACTACAGCTTACGAAGCCTCTATTGAATTAGCTCAAGAAAAAGGAAGCTTCCCATTCTTAGTAGGCAACAATGAAAGCGAAACAAATGAACTTAGACGTAAATTTAACAATACAGGCTATATGAAAGCAATGCCTGAAAATGTACGAGCAG from Bacillaceae bacterium S4-13-56 harbors:
- the ltrA gene encoding group II intron reverse transcriptase/maturase — translated: MKANKGSKTAGTDKYVIDNYKVMNKQEFINLIRTSLKDYKPKAVRRVMIPKGKDNTKFRPLGIPTMLDRLIQQMFKQILEPICEAKFYNHSYGFRPLRSTKHALSRVNFLVNISQLHYVVDIDIKGFFDNVNHRVLMKQMWNLGIHDRRVLAIISKMLKAPIKGIGIPNKGTPQGGILSPLLSNIVLHDLDMWVSNQWETFETKHEYSQNVKKYLMLKRNSNMKIGFIVRYADDFKIMTNNHENPVKWFHAVTGYLKDRLKLDISPEKSKITNLKKKSSDFLGFKIKAVRKKQKHLVRVNMIDKKKADVIRKMKELILRIRKETTINNIRLFNSYVMGIQNYFKYGSMVPTDFKDIAHKVHPYARSKLHQVGGEYAHPIDASKVYNQYYSNSLKTWKVLDVYLFPINGITSFTESRQFNPKLSVYNEEGRKLIHKNFNQSLNIT
- a CDS encoding HNH endonuclease signature motif containing protein; the protein is MQSKIQDQSIEYQDNRLSRYSMKNGCCEILGIFLEAHEVHCHHVKPRSLGGTDKYDNLKIIHEDMHRLIHATEKETIDKYLVKWKLNQNSKLIEKINALRKKCKNDPIVI